The DNA window ATTGTGACGTACCGTAAGGATATAATATCCGAGCATGCACGTACAGACAGTGCTGTGGAACATTTCcgaaaaacatattttattcaTCACCGCTTCAATTTGCGATATGAAACtgcaatatttataaattttccgaattaaatttctttccttATGTCACCACTGAACACGTTCGCTGCCAATAACGTTTTACAACATTCTAACAAACTTCATCCAATTTCCAAAGCTTGAAATACGTTTCCGAAATTATGAAATTATGAATTTACTTGCGAGTCTTATCTATTGTAAAGcaaaaaaataaattctcaATACATCAAAAACTGAGACAAAAGTTTACTGAGGATgtatttcaaggtcataaaaATCGGTGGAGGCTCTCTagtgtaaataattttaattcagtGAGTcaatacagtgactcacgaaagtatttgaacacttaccatcAAATACTTTATTCGTCATAATAAGTATAGTATACAACActcacagaaatattattaaaacatttatgtttgtaagaaataattcataactattgcaCACGcatttcgattcacttgaaacttgacctgtataatctagggagtcataccaatttacaatgttaataatatttccgtAAAGTATTGTAcaatatacttattataataaataaagtacttcgtggtaagtgttcaaatactttcgcgaGTCACTGTAGATATAAAATTTACATCCCCATGAGAAATTAAATACGACCACATTTCAGTAACAAACATGCAAGTTccatataaaataacttttgcAAAAACAGATTGTCCCGTTGCCACGTTGATGGCAACGAACGAGGCAACATTAAACCCAGCAGAAAGTTTACCTTAAAATCCTCAGATGATTCTCCACGATGGCTCCGGTCTCGGTAATCAAGATATTCGTGTCATGATCTCGCGGTCTGTTCACCATTTCGGTGATCTGAGTCATCAGAATGTTCAGCTGACCGCACGCGTGAGCGGCCAGAGCGGCGGCGAGGCTGAACGCTCCGACAGCGCTGGAGTTGACTACGAACGCGGAGAGGAATTGCGAGACGAGAATGATCTCGTTGGCGGGGCTCTCATCGGGGTTGACCAGTTTCTGGTAAAATTCGCAAGGCAGTACGTGCACGATTCTGGTCTCGTTGCCGATCACCACGGGCCGCGTCGACAGCGCGGTGACGAAGCAATAAGAGAGAACGCCGCCCTGCATGAAAACGGCGCAAAACACAGAGGCGAAACGGCCGAAGTTGGCGTACCTGGTCATCACCGATCGATGCTGCACTTTGGTCACGATCTGCCAGTCCGATCGCAGATGCTGCACGCAATCGCGTATCTCGTTGCCGCGGACCAGCAACGCGGTGTAATTAACGCCGCCCATGAACCAATGGATCAGCGGGCCGAACGCTCTCAGCTTCTTGCCGATTTCCACGTCCTCCAAGCAGATGTGCAGCATGCAGGGGATCACGGTGAACAGGATGCAGCAGTAGCAGAGGATGATCAACATCACCGAGGCGAGTCGTTCGAGTCTAGACGTGGACAAGGACGACGGCCAGGCGCCGATCGGCTTCAGGAACCATCGGTTCACCTGTAAACTGCGATCGCTCGGACTGCCGGGCTGCTGGATGATCGTCGTTGATTGGCTGACCATGACAGTCACTCATCGGAGCTCGGCGAGCTACTGAGTAGCCTGATCCGGACGGGACTAGTCGATGAACCGGGTTGCCCAACGCTTGCGCAGATTTCCCGAACATTTCGAACTGTTCGCCGATCGATTCGTCTGGACAATGCAACTTGTTGCGGGCTCGTGCATTGGCCGGTGCATTCGCGATGCAGTCGTCGCGTAGactcattgttttttttttgttttgttttttctgtGAAATGGAGTGATAGCCGGTTTCAAAGGGGACGAGCGGAAACTTTTTGCGCGTACGAAGAATGAAAGGAAAGTACGTTCAGCGATGCCTGGGAATAATGGAGCAAACATGTGAACATGTTCAGTTTTGTGGAGAAGATATACTAGGTGTTGCAATCGTTCGTgcgtaatcactagactgcggattttgtgcgctTATGGCAAAATTGGGTACGTAAAATTGGGTATTTAGAACGGAAGAACGATTAACAGAGTTTAGGAATATCAACGCATTAGTGTCAACTCCTTAGAACGATTAAAGACACTTCTGTTTGCCCCATGACTGTTGCAGTTCACACAAAGATTACTcacttattattatattatcttGACTTAATCTTGGCTTTCGTGATGAGGCGAGACTCACGTCTTACTATGAGCACAAAAATTATTCACAGTTAAATCTGTGAAGTTCTAATACCTGTTCATTTCGTACTTGTTTATACTCGCACACAGACACAGAATGCGCATGCAGGAATGAAACAAAACTatatcattattagactgctgatctttatgcaaaaaatattgGCTGGAAGACACAGGAGCGgaataagaatttctttcttcttttaattgtttCATTAAGCCAAAACCAATAGGCTAGGTGCCCTTAAATCATTTCAATATGGCCACtctaaattgtgcttacccgtttttgtcataaatgcgtaaaatccgcagtctagtcgttaTATATGTTCTAATGCCTTTGAAATATTGTATTTAACAAAGAATCCAGAAATTATAGTTCTATAGGAAATTCTACAGTTTACCCGGAAGTCTGTACGCGCTGTTCTACGTTATCATGCGAGTGCACATGTCATGTAGTCTCTCGCAGGAGGTTGAAATACGCAAAGGAAGATTTCATTACCTGAAATAGCAAAGTTGTCGTAAAATGGTCACAGACGCTGCATTTTCTTGAAGAATTATGGTTATGGAAACGTGAAGACGTACTCACTTGACTAAACGTGTAAACGGACATGTGAACCATCTTGCTGGCAGTGATTTTGATCACCACGCTCGACCGCACTGTGATCATTCTCAAGTCGAGGATGCATTTATAAGGTAAATGATACCACTCTGACATGTACACCACTTTACCGACTTTCGCGCACTGTTGAGAATGCAGTCGGTGAATCACGATCGCAGTCTTAAACAGTTGCACCTACTTGTCTCCGTTACCTGGTCTGTCAGTACTTCACCGATATAACATAGTAAAAATATGTTGAAGGTCATAGAAAACAGAATCATGAAATAGGTGGTCAGGTTTTGGTAATCGTGTTCGTCCCACTCCTAAAACAACAATGTTTTCatctttttcttgaaattggCATTGTTGCAGCGGTAGTCGCGGCTATAGTTTTCCACAAATCTATTCCTAGTTTGTTGTTATTACATGTACACTTAAAAAGACAAAGCTCTATATGCTCAACTAAACTCTAATATCaacataattataaataatttctactgAAAACTGTCTTCTTGAAGTGTCTCTAAACAATTCTATTGGAATTTCATTGTTTGCTAAAGTGATACCTGAAAAGAATACATCGTCTGAGTGattattttaatgaaatcgtgaaattctttcctatgatgaccagaaaattgttaatattgttTCGATGGCGAtacagttaaaaaattatgactACAGTTTATCAACTTATTCTGATGCATATTTTGAGCGCGTAACGGTTCTGTGCCTCTGGAAAATCAGAGGCTTCTTTGTAAGTATTTTTATGGAGATTGTaaggtcttgatctaagccggatccttgggtccgtgctgtgacatagatcgtgtagaaaAGGTCAGCGCGGCCGAAGGTGCACTATATACCGTCATTTAAACCACTagatacagttcaaattatatcgtgtataGTGTcactttaataaaaaaaaaattccacgaataagttggcgaaagtcccattaaaaaataatgaaaactaaagaagttttgtaattggattagtagtggttcacaccgatatacccggcccaggcagctcgagcttctccCTCCTCGCGGGGTATTCCCTCCAGTGGAGGgggtaggcgaactgactaagatcgtgcagATCCGTGCGACTTAGAACGAGACCTTACTGTAGACCGTATAAATCCTCAGAAGAAAGAATTTCTGAGAGGAACATTAAATATCTTTATTACCAATAATAGTAACAAAGACTTAAGCATTGATGCACGAATATCCTATACGTCGGAATGGTTttgcataaaatattaaacagaTATCTTTAGTTCATATTTTGCTGACATACCGTAAGGATGTAATACCCGATCATGCACGTGCTCAAGCTGTTGTGAAACAATTCCGAGAAACATATTGGACTTATCACGTCTTCAATACGCGATATGAAGCTGAAATTAATGTAATTAAATACACAATAACCCTATAAGGTTGCATATTTAAACTACTTCatctaatttataatttcaattttcacatAGAAATAATTCAAGTTTTCAAGTTGTGAAACTGTAGAATTTCACCAATCAATTTATcagttatttatatttttgaacGAATTTCCCTAAAGCGAAAAATTTAATGGAAACAGGACACAAATATGGTGGGCGATCAAATTACTAGAGCCACTTGCATAAGCAGACGACTTTACattacaataataaatttttaaacgaCAGCCAATCTATACTGCATTCGTATTAATTTCGATGCTCGCAAATTGCAAATGGCAAATACACATTTAGTGATGCTGTAGTCAACATTATCCACCACCAGCAcaataaataacatttctcgTAGTGTAGCTCTAATAATTTCGACCACCCACGATAGATCAATGGTACCGAACATCTGAAACCACCGGGGTCAAGCTTAGCATTACTTCAGGATCCTCAGATGGTTCTCCACGACGACTCCGATCTGTTCAAAGAAGATTTTCGTGTCTCGGTCTCTCGCCTCGTTCACCATATCCGTGATCCGTGTCATCAGGATGTTCAGCTGGCCGCAGGCGTGCGCCGCAAGGACAGCGGCGAGACTGAAAGCTCCGACAGCACTGGAATTGACAATGAACCCAGAAACTAGCTGCGAGGCGAGAACGATCTCGTTCGCTGGGCTGAGATCGGTGTTGAGCAACTTCTGATAAAAGGCGAAGGGCAGCACGTGCACGATTCTGGTCTCGTTGCCGATCTCCACTTGTCTCGTGGACATTCCGGTGATCAGGCAATAAGAGAGAACGCCGCCCTGCATGAAGGCGCCGCAGAAGACCGAGACGTAACGGCCGACCTTGGCGTACCTCAGCATCACTTGACGATACTGTACTTTGGAAATGATCTGCCAGTCAGCCTGCAGGTGCTCCACGCAATGGAGAATCTCTTTCCCGCTGGTCAGCAAGGTGGTGTACTTGATGCCACCCATGATCCAGTGGACTAGAGGGCCGATCGCCCTCAGCTTCTTGTGCAGGTCCGTCTCTTCGAGGCAGATCTGCAGCGTCCAGGGGACCACGGTGAACAGTATGGAGCCATAACAGGCGACCACCAATACGATTGAAACGAAGCGTTCAAGCCTCGTCGTGGACGCAGAAGGTGGCCAGGCTCCTATCGGCTTCAAGTACCATCGATTCCACTGAAGACTGTAATCGCTCGGACTGTCGAGGACCGCCCCGATGATCGTCGTTGATTGGTCCACCATGACGGTCACTCATCGAAGCCCAGCAAGCTACTGAAGCGCGTGTTTCCAACGGGCGAGTCGATCGAATGGATTGCTCAACGCTTGCGCAGATTTCCAGGACATTGCAACCCTTCGCCCATCGATTTGTCTAGACAGTGCAACTTGTTGCAGCGCACGGCGCAAACATGTCCGATAAGCACGGAGTCGTGGAGCTTATAGTCTATACTATTACTGGACAATTGGTGTGCAATGCAACCGTGTACGAGGTGATGAGACGTGTGCTAGCTTGTTATGTGTCTGAGGAAGGAAACGCAAGTACGCTTTTGAGATTTGTTTAATTGATAGAGGTCTTGAGGTTTTAGTCCTTGGTGTTCAAGGCGTCGGGTCATAGTTCTGTGGAAAAGCTAGTATTTAACTTGGGTGCAATGTGCACTGTATAATTGGGGATTATTGTACCATCGAGGTGGTAAGCGTTTAAAATGTCTTTGACCACTAATTTTGTAAAATGTGCcgctaatttttcaaaaaatgtgtgTCTCGTGTTAATACAACGAAGATCTGAAAATTATTGAAGTTAATCGAGTGAAGGGGTTGTTTGTGccccttttttcttttccaaaaTAGTGAACAGTTAATAATGACAGTTCCTTTGTAGGAACATAAGTTTGtgtgtacatatataaataattgttgGACGTTTGGATACATGTAACGACAGACCGTTTGGTACAATTGCCTACGCTTTATTGCAAACGTATAATATTTATAGAAACCGCAAAGATGTGAAAAAGTAAGTGTTCCTGCCTTGAGATCACGCTTCGATGATTCCTAGATAATGTCACCAATCGCGCTGTAATACGATTTATTCGAAAAGCGTGATCACGTGGTAGGAGTACTGTCGGACAATGTGTTTCAAAGACAACGCAGAGCAACGTATAAATCTTGACGACACTTCTACGAATTCACGGT is part of the Halictus rubicundus isolate RS-2024b chromosome 3, iyHalRubi1_principal, whole genome shotgun sequence genome and encodes:
- the LOC143352963 gene encoding odorant receptor 10-like isoform X1, whose product is MVSQSTTIIQQPGSPSDRSLQVNRWFLKPIGAWPSSLSTSRLERLASVMLIILCYCCILFTVIPCMLHICLEDVEIGKKLRAFGPLIHWFMGGVNYTALLVRGNEIRDCVQHLRSDWQIVTKVQHRSVMTRYANFGRFASVFCAVFMQGGVLSYCFVTALSTRPVVIGNETRIVHVLPCEFYQKLVNPDESPANEIILVSQFLSAFVVNSSAVGAFSLAAALAAHACGQLNILMTQITEMVNRPRDHDTNILITETGAIVENHLRILSFISQIEAVMNKICFSEMFHSTVCTCMLGYYILTEWDDHDYQNLTTYFMILFSMTFNVFLLCYIGQILTEQCKKVGEVVYMTDWYSLPNRSVLDLGMIIARSSVMIKITASKMFHMSIYTFGQVSMPCKLRANGIERLWPFYENFLSF
- the LOC143352963 gene encoding odorant receptor 10-like isoform X2 translates to MVSQSTTIIQQPGSPSDRSLQVNRWFLKPIGAWPSSLSTSRLERLASVMLIILCYCCILFTVIPCMLHICLEDVEIGKKLRAFGPLIHWFMGGVNYTALLVRGNEIRDCVQHLRSDWQIVTKVQHRSVMTRYANFGRFASVFCAVFMQGGVLSYCFVTALSTRPVVIGNETRIVHVLPCEFYQKLVNPDESPANEIILVSQFLSAFVVNSSAVGAFSLAAALAAHACGQLNILMTQITEMVNRPRDHDTNILITETGAIVENHLRILSFISQIEAVMNKICFSEMFHSTVCTCMLGYYILTEWDDHDYQNLTTYFMILFSMTFNVFLLCYIGQILTEQCKKVGEVVYMTDWYSLPNRSVLDLGMIIARSSVMIKITASKMFHMSIYTFGQTMKSSFAYFNLLRQTV
- the LOC143352964 gene encoding uncharacterized protein LOC143352964 isoform X2 encodes the protein MVDQSTTIIGAVLDSPSDYSLQWNRWYLKPIGAWPPSASTTRLERFVSIVLVVACYGSILFTVVPWTLQICLEETDLHKKLRAIGPLVHWIMGGIKYTTLLTSGKEILHCVEHLQADWQIISKVQYRQVMLRYAKVGRYVSVFCGAFMQGGVLSYCLITGMSTRQVEIGNETRIVHVLPFAFYQKLLNTDLSPANEIVLASQLVSGFIVNSSAVGAFSLAAVLAAHACGQLNILMTRITDMVNEARDRDTKIFFEQIGVVVENHLRILNFISRIEDVISPICFSELFHNSLSTCMIGYYILTEWDEHDYQNLTTYFMILFSMTFNIFLLCYIGEVLTDQCAKVGKVVYMSEWYHLPYKCILDLRMITVRSSVVIKITASKMVHMSVYTFSQVMKSSFAYFNLLRETT
- the LOC143352964 gene encoding uncharacterized protein LOC143352964 isoform X1, with product MVDQSTTIIGAVLDSPSDYSLQWNRWYLKPIGAWPPSASTTRLERFVSIVLVVACYGSILFTVVPWTLQICLEETDLHKKLRAIGPLVHWIMGGIKYTTLLTSGKEILHCVEHLQADWQIISKVQYRQVMLRYAKVGRYVSVFCGAFMQGGVLSYCLITGMSTRQVEIGNETRIVHVLPFAFYQKLLNTDLSPANEIVLASQLVSGFIVNSSAVGAFSLAAVLAAHACGQLNILMTRITDMVNEARDRDTKIFFEQIGVVVENHLRILNFISRIEDVISPICFSELFHNSLSTCMIGYYILTEWDEHDYQNLTTYFMILFSMTFNIFLLCYIGEVLTDQCAKVGKVVYMSEWYHLPYKCILDLRMITVRSSVVIKITASKMVHMSVYTFSQVSTSSRFHNHNSSRKCSVCDHFTTTLLFQVMKSSFAYFNLLRETT